A genomic region of Desulfosarcina ovata subsp. ovata contains the following coding sequences:
- a CDS encoding 6-phosphofructokinase has protein sequence MPENTTVRLDKLFDHPAVIDAVADENLELKERVAYRPPVCEVFNRTCTTLQTEPQYQFEIDKEARRQLSHIIGNTVQRVAGTDDPDEAVRAGYTKARNIGIVFSGGPAPGGHNVIAGLFDAAKKANPATRVFGFLMGPDGIIDADYMELTAPLVDRYRNVGGFTMIRTGRTKIDNQKKMSLSRETCKRLDLDALVVVGGDDSNTNAAFLAQEMFNDDIQVIGVPKTIDGDIQVRDACGQVLCAMSFGFHTAARAFSQAIANLCTDSSSDVKYWHVCKVMGRVASHLALEVALQTHANMTLVGEDLADYVDYDRLEKAEKEGQVDYTAYGMTLRHLSRVICDAIMDRAAVGKNYGVLVVPEGVLEFINEIQVFIIKLNTIIGNYNKVHDRDFHTAFPALDDKLEYLRRLVRGIRKDVSYNVWNARDDELFNDIPEFFQEGLLTERDSHGNFQFSQVETEKVLLDLVKDYLGILKEKGRYKIGIEEGQYAKIMQTGGLDPEMYGPILFDNWKQARYLMIKKMIISKKTLKAALVKDGFLGEEDAIPAPIEKIYELSVPKFKTQTHFYGYDGRGSDPTRFDCIYTYNLGRTVFSLIANGATGQMAAILNLEQDFHNWRPIGIPIAPLMHLEERKGRLELVLEKSIVDVNAPAFRVVKAFREKWLAASPDGDHYRHPGPIRFTGTSEEDRPITLLLNALGGHMCAPEESESA, from the coding sequence ATGCCGGAAAATACCACCGTCCGTCTGGACAAGCTGTTTGACCACCCCGCCGTTATCGACGCCGTGGCGGATGAGAATCTCGAATTGAAAGAGAGAGTGGCTTACCGGCCACCGGTCTGTGAGGTATTCAATCGCACCTGCACAACCCTTCAAACCGAGCCCCAATACCAGTTCGAGATCGACAAGGAGGCGCGTCGGCAGCTCTCCCATATCATCGGCAATACCGTTCAGCGCGTGGCGGGCACCGACGATCCCGACGAGGCCGTCCGGGCCGGTTACACCAAGGCGCGCAATATCGGCATCGTTTTCTCAGGCGGTCCGGCACCCGGCGGCCACAACGTGATTGCCGGCCTTTTCGATGCCGCCAAAAAGGCCAATCCGGCGACCCGTGTTTTCGGTTTTCTCATGGGCCCCGACGGCATCATCGACGCCGATTACATGGAACTGACCGCACCGCTCGTGGACCGGTATCGCAATGTGGGCGGCTTTACCATGATCCGCACGGGCCGTACCAAGATCGACAACCAGAAGAAAATGTCGCTTTCCCGCGAGACCTGCAAACGGCTCGACCTCGATGCCCTGGTGGTGGTGGGCGGTGACGACTCCAACACCAACGCCGCGTTCCTCGCCCAGGAAATGTTTAATGACGATATCCAGGTAATCGGCGTACCCAAAACCATCGATGGCGACATTCAGGTGCGCGATGCCTGCGGTCAGGTGCTGTGCGCCATGTCCTTTGGCTTCCACACCGCCGCGCGGGCCTTCTCCCAGGCCATTGCCAACCTGTGCACCGATTCTTCCTCGGACGTCAAATACTGGCATGTGTGCAAAGTGATGGGCCGGGTGGCCAGTCACCTGGCCCTGGAAGTGGCCTTGCAGACCCACGCCAACATGACCCTCGTCGGTGAGGACCTGGCCGATTACGTGGATTACGACCGCCTGGAAAAAGCCGAGAAAGAGGGGCAGGTGGACTACACGGCCTACGGCATGACCTTGCGTCATCTCTCCCGGGTCATCTGTGACGCGATCATGGATCGTGCCGCGGTGGGGAAAAACTACGGGGTTCTGGTGGTTCCCGAGGGCGTTCTTGAGTTCATCAACGAAATCCAGGTATTCATCATCAAACTCAACACCATCATCGGCAATTACAACAAGGTGCACGACCGCGATTTTCACACCGCCTTTCCCGCCTTGGACGACAAGCTGGAATACCTGCGTCGCCTGGTGCGCGGCATCCGCAAGGACGTCTCCTACAACGTTTGGAATGCCCGCGATGATGAACTGTTCAACGACATCCCCGAGTTCTTCCAGGAAGGCCTGCTCACCGAGCGTGACAGCCACGGGAACTTCCAGTTCTCCCAGGTCGAAACTGAAAAAGTACTGCTCGATCTGGTCAAGGACTATCTGGGCATACTGAAAGAGAAAGGCCGCTACAAGATCGGCATCGAAGAAGGCCAGTATGCCAAGATCATGCAAACGGGCGGGCTTGATCCCGAAATGTACGGACCGATTCTGTTCGACAACTGGAAGCAGGCGCGCTATCTGATGATCAAGAAAATGATCATCTCCAAAAAGACGCTCAAGGCCGCGCTGGTCAAGGATGGTTTTTTAGGTGAGGAGGATGCCATTCCGGCACCCATTGAGAAGATCTATGAGCTGTCCGTGCCCAAGTTCAAAACCCAGACCCATTTTTACGGTTACGATGGCCGCGGCAGTGATCCCACCCGTTTCGACTGCATCTACACCTACAACCTGGGGCGCACCGTTTTCAGCCTGATCGCCAACGGAGCCACCGGACAGATGGCTGCCATCCTCAATCTGGAGCAGGATTTTCACAACTGGCGTCCCATCGGCATTCCCATCGCCCCGCTGATGCACCTGGAAGAGCGTAAGGGCAGACTCGAACTGGTTCTGGAGAAGAGTATTGTGGACGTCAACGCCCCGGCTTTCCGGGTGGTCAAGGCCTTTCGTGAGAAATGGCTGGCCGCCTCCCCTGACGGCGACCACTACCGCCATCCCGGTCCGATCCGTTTCACCGGCACCAGCGAGGAGGATCGCCCCATCACCCTGCTGCTCAACGCGTTGGGCGGGCATATGTGCGCGCCGGAGGAATCGGAATCGGCCTGA
- the cas6 gene encoding CRISPR system precrRNA processing endoribonuclease RAMP protein Cas6 — METVSHNGRIVYSQEDQKLQMDEDLPRLTLSTPPEKADSGNRVMIQLKTPLRLKFQNRHATKLPFHILTRAMLRRVSTILKSYNGSEPPLDYRGLTQRAEVVRTVDSTLHWNNLKRYSNRQKQKTPLDGMMGTITYEGALGEFWPLIEFCEKTNVGAKTAFGLGEITVVKLN; from the coding sequence ATGGAAACGGTGTCCCATAATGGCCGGATTGTCTATTCGCAAGAAGATCAAAAACTGCAGATGGATGAAGACCTGCCCCGACTCACCCTTTCTACCCCGCCGGAGAAAGCGGATTCGGGAAACCGGGTAATGATTCAGTTGAAAACACCGTTGCGACTGAAATTTCAAAACAGACATGCCACCAAGCTTCCTTTTCATATTCTCACAAGAGCTATGCTTCGCCGGGTCTCCACCATATTGAAATCATACAATGGTAGTGAGCCGCCGCTGGATTATCGAGGGCTGACGCAAAGAGCCGAGGTGGTCAGGACGGTTGACAGCACACTTCACTGGAATAATTTGAAGCGCTACTCCAACCGCCAAAAACAGAAAACGCCCCTTGACGGTATGATGGGAACGATCACCTACGAGGGGGCTTTAGGAGAATTTTGGCCGTTGATCGAATTTTGTGAAAAAACCAACGTTGGCGCGAAGACGGCCTTCGGGCTTGGGGAAATAACCGTGGTGAAATTGAATTGA
- a CDS encoding transporter substrate-binding domain-containing protein: MKRGLFTPLAILAALAFCLGPAFGADIELAKKSHIQKILSRGELRVGFESGYMPFEMTNKKGDFIGFDIDFAKRMAKAMGVKFVPVNTSYDGIIPALVTDKFDIIMSGMTITQERNLKVTFADPYIVVGQTILLNNKHAGTVKSYKDLNDPKYTLTSRMGTTGEQSIKRMIPKATYKGFESEAEAGLEVINGKADALVYDLPFIGILYASQGQGRTVFLDKPFTYEPLAWAINPGDPDFLNFLNNFLSQSKGDGFYEKVYNKWILSSDWKKELQ, encoded by the coding sequence ATGAAAAGAGGTTTGTTTACCCCGTTGGCGATCCTTGCTGCACTGGCCTTCTGCCTGGGGCCCGCATTCGGCGCAGACATCGAACTGGCCAAAAAGTCCCATATCCAGAAAATCCTATCGCGCGGCGAGCTGCGGGTCGGCTTTGAATCCGGTTACATGCCTTTTGAGATGACCAACAAAAAGGGTGATTTCATCGGTTTCGACATCGATTTCGCCAAACGCATGGCCAAGGCCATGGGGGTCAAATTCGTACCGGTCAACACGTCCTATGACGGCATCATCCCGGCCCTGGTCACCGACAAGTTCGACATCATCATGAGCGGCATGACCATTACCCAGGAGAGAAACCTGAAGGTCACCTTTGCCGATCCCTACATTGTTGTCGGCCAGACCATCCTGCTCAACAACAAGCATGCGGGCACCGTCAAATCCTACAAGGACCTCAACGACCCCAAATACACGCTGACTTCCCGTATGGGCACCACCGGTGAGCAGTCGATCAAGCGCATGATCCCCAAGGCCACTTACAAGGGGTTCGAATCTGAAGCCGAGGCCGGTCTGGAAGTGATCAACGGCAAGGCCGACGCTCTGGTCTACGACCTGCCCTTCATCGGCATCCTTTACGCCAGCCAGGGCCAGGGCAGGACCGTGTTTCTGGATAAGCCTTTCACTTACGAGCCGCTGGCCTGGGCCATCAACCCGGGCGACCCGGATTTTCTCAATTTCCTGAACAATTTCCTCAGCCAGAGCAAGGGGGACGGTTTTTACGAAAAAGTTTACAACAAATGGATTTTGAGTTCG
- the csm6 gene encoding CRISPR-associated ring nuclease Csm6 produces the protein MKEPHQFSRRILLVIIGKTPQIFTETLYKLSVKNTPLFIPTETHIITTKEGARSANLALLGVGKRHGEFHRFCADFGFTDIRFDSEHIHIIADTEGQFIDDNQSTAHNKVASDFITDKVREFTLDDNSALHLSLAGGRKTMSFYAGYALSLYGRMQDRLSHVLVNEPFQNNPDFFYPRPKPKRIEIGNTYYSTDEAQIILSDIPYVRMRYQVPEGLLNGNAGFQATVDIIQRFAQPETIEIDIVQKRLMLNGMEVPMPNADLAFYLWMCERKKSGEPPLIPDEDAFVPDYLKVYGKIVSDWSGMYERAEEIAKNRDVDEQKNWFQQRKSKVKKRIETVLGERAAKPFLIQTIERDGEAAYEVGVPALAMNIQTDE, from the coding sequence ATGAAAGAACCGCATCAATTCTCCCGCCGTATTCTGTTGGTGATTATCGGAAAAACCCCGCAGATTTTCACCGAGACCCTCTATAAACTCTCGGTGAAAAACACGCCACTGTTTATTCCTACGGAAACCCATATTATCACTACAAAAGAAGGTGCAAGGTCGGCCAACCTGGCTTTATTGGGTGTTGGAAAAAGACACGGAGAGTTTCATCGGTTTTGTGCCGATTTTGGTTTCACGGATATTCGATTTGATTCTGAACACATTCATATCATAGCCGATACCGAAGGTCAGTTTATCGATGACAACCAATCTACGGCCCATAACAAGGTTGCCTCGGATTTCATCACGGACAAAGTACGTGAATTCACTCTCGACGATAACAGCGCCCTGCATCTCTCACTGGCCGGAGGCCGCAAAACTATGTCTTTCTATGCTGGATACGCCCTCAGTCTCTACGGCAGGATGCAGGATCGCCTGTCCCATGTACTGGTCAACGAGCCATTTCAAAACAATCCCGATTTTTTCTATCCCCGACCGAAGCCCAAGCGCATAGAGATAGGCAACACCTATTATTCCACCGATGAAGCACAGATCATCCTGTCCGACATCCCCTATGTCCGCATGCGTTACCAGGTGCCCGAAGGCCTGTTGAATGGAAATGCCGGTTTTCAGGCGACGGTTGACATTATTCAGCGTTTTGCCCAGCCGGAAACCATCGAAATCGATATTGTCCAAAAGAGGCTGATGCTCAACGGTATGGAAGTCCCCATGCCCAATGCCGACCTGGCCTTTTACCTTTGGATGTGTGAACGCAAAAAATCAGGCGAGCCGCCCTTGATCCCCGATGAAGATGCGTTTGTACCTGATTACCTCAAGGTCTACGGTAAAATCGTTTCCGATTGGAGCGGAATGTATGAACGGGCCGAAGAAATTGCAAAGAATAGGGATGTTGACGAACAAAAAAATTGGTTCCAGCAACGAAAATCGAAGGTCAAAAAACGCATCGAGACCGTTTTGGGCGAAAGGGCTGCAAAGCCGTTTTTGATCCAGACAATCGAGCGGGATGGCGAGGCGGCATATGAGGTCGGAGTACCAGCACTGGCGATGAACATTCAAACCGATGAGTAA
- a CDS encoding Cas10/Cmr2 second palm domain-containing protein, whose product MTCCLYLFEAHTIQPFIFDSGRLAEMVGASELIEDLFDEPLKKTLKELNIDFNDDAFIRKGGGAWTLKLESMDDAMKLQAVWGLVVAEKAPGLSFSHTVAEGCSISDALEDGRKKLLRMRNRAMPRLPVPGPLIKRAPRTGNPAVEWANVKKDRYEWIDEATREKRKFRKGTALNRKFLSRDTLEKFTFPLNLDPDEKDAFPFDSDNHYVAIVHADGNGLGQELITLGEKLKNDGKTDSKAIFREVSNSIKNATEAAAKEALSSEVRNSRSFTTRRILPFRPLVLGGDDLTVIIRAEYALSFTQTFIEAFEKETQSELSKIESDHVPKGLTACAGVCFVKVNQPFYLGYQLAESLCKHSKDTARRMSKQNGDKIPSAVTFHRVTTSFTTSYEAIQDEEMKAGDHHQLTMGAYGVGAHSHGLPPLADIIEMKSLFQKPVMAKGPIRNFLTLLHADPVEARKAYRRWIENMEKNAELQPCLEDFYTLSENIFGHISNKDDLPFQKMDEADNYRTFIGDLTQLIAVEGEAHDH is encoded by the coding sequence ATGACCTGCTGCTTATACCTATTTGAAGCGCACACAATTCAGCCGTTTATTTTTGATAGTGGCCGTCTGGCGGAAATGGTTGGCGCCAGTGAATTGATTGAAGATTTGTTCGATGAACCTTTGAAAAAGACACTCAAAGAATTGAATATTGATTTCAACGACGACGCTTTCATTCGCAAAGGTGGCGGAGCATGGACACTCAAGTTGGAGTCAATGGATGATGCCATGAAATTGCAAGCTGTCTGGGGCCTTGTCGTAGCGGAAAAAGCGCCGGGCCTGTCCTTCAGCCATACGGTGGCCGAGGGATGCTCCATTTCCGATGCCCTGGAAGATGGCCGGAAAAAACTTCTGAGGATGCGAAACCGTGCCATGCCAAGGTTGCCCGTACCGGGACCGTTGATCAAACGGGCACCCCGGACGGGAAATCCTGCTGTCGAGTGGGCAAACGTGAAGAAGGATCGATATGAATGGATTGACGAGGCAACAAGGGAAAAGAGAAAATTTCGTAAGGGAACCGCTCTGAATCGTAAATTTTTATCCAGAGATACGCTTGAGAAATTTACCTTCCCGTTAAATTTGGATCCAGATGAAAAAGATGCGTTCCCTTTTGATTCGGACAATCATTATGTGGCCATCGTTCACGCCGACGGAAATGGATTGGGACAGGAACTGATCACACTGGGCGAAAAATTAAAAAATGACGGTAAGACTGACAGCAAGGCAATTTTTCGGGAGGTTTCCAACAGCATCAAAAACGCTACGGAAGCTGCTGCAAAAGAAGCACTGTCAAGCGAGGTTAGGAATTCCCGTTCATTTACCACCAGGCGTATTCTCCCATTCCGGCCGCTTGTCCTTGGCGGCGACGATCTTACCGTGATCATTCGTGCCGAATACGCGCTTTCATTCACCCAAACATTTATTGAAGCTTTTGAAAAAGAGACACAATCCGAACTATCCAAAATTGAATCCGATCATGTTCCGAAAGGGCTGACCGCCTGTGCCGGCGTCTGCTTTGTGAAAGTCAACCAACCCTTTTATCTCGGTTACCAATTGGCGGAATCATTGTGCAAACATTCCAAAGACACCGCCCGCCGGATGAGCAAACAAAACGGGGATAAAATCCCCTCGGCCGTTACCTTCCATCGGGTGACGACCAGTTTTACGACCAGCTATGAAGCCATTCAAGATGAAGAGATGAAAGCCGGCGATCATCATCAACTGACCATGGGAGCGTACGGCGTGGGCGCTCACAGCCACGGTTTGCCGCCATTGGCGGATATTATCGAGATGAAATCTCTTTTTCAGAAACCGGTAATGGCCAAGGGGCCGATCCGTAATTTCCTGACCCTTTTGCATGCCGATCCTGTCGAAGCCCGCAAGGCATATCGGAGATGGATTGAGAACATGGAAAAAAATGCGGAACTTCAACCTTGCCTGGAAGATTTTTATACACTTTCCGAAAACATTTTTGGTCACATCTCAAACAAAGACGACCTTCCCTTCCAGAAAATGGATGAAGCCGACAACTATCGGACGTTTATTGGGGACTTAACGCAGCTCATTGCCGTCGAAGGAGAAGCCCATGACCACTAA